The following are from one region of the Arcobacter defluvii genome:
- a CDS encoding DUF4492 domain-containing protein, producing the protein MIIRGTYMNTIRNIYYFYLNGFRNMTIGKTLWKIIIIKLFVILIFLNYFIHDKSLNTEYKTYDEKVDFVYKNLTKKN; encoded by the coding sequence ATTATAATAAGAGGAACTTATATGAATACAATAAGAAATATTTATTATTTTTATTTAAATGGTTTTAGAAATATGACAATTGGAAAGACTTTATGGAAAATTATAATTATAAAATTATTTGTAATTCTTATTTTCCTTAATTATTTTATCCATGATAAATCATTAAATACAGAATATAAAACATACGATGAAAAAGTTGATTTTGTTTATAAAAATCTAACAAAAAAGAATTAA
- a CDS encoding DsrE family protein, with amino-acid sequence MKKTLPILLSSLVLSTSLFANDNLAKGLNVVITSKDAQTQMMGMVLSMMTLKQKKEVNMTLCSDAGDLAVKGIESPILKPQDKSPKMMLQALIKQGAKVEVCPLYLPNTSKDESVLLEGISVAKPAEVAKKLLDKDYQNLSY; translated from the coding sequence ATGAAAAAAACTTTACCTATTTTATTATCTTCGTTAGTTTTATCAACTTCTCTTTTTGCAAATGATAATTTAGCAAAAGGATTAAATGTAGTTATCACATCAAAAGATGCACAAACTCAAATGATGGGAATGGTTCTATCTATGATGACTTTAAAACAAAAAAAAGAAGTAAATATGACTCTTTGTTCTGATGCAGGAGATTTAGCTGTAAAAGGAATTGAAAGTCCTATTTTAAAACCTCAAGATAAATCACCAAAAATGATGTTACAAGCTCTAATCAAACAAGGTGCTAAAGTTGAAGTTTGCCCTCTTTATTTACCAAATACTTCAAAAGATGAATCAGTTTTATTAGAAGGTATAAGTGTTGCAAAACCAGCTGAAGTTGCTAAAAAATTATTAGATAAAGACTATCAAAATTTAAGTTATTAA
- a CDS encoding TsoY family (seleno)protein, with amino-acid sequence MTLREKFSPTCFLSALGAGGLSVSFFMYLMFLVPHPNTPMATYDFIMPALLKGDWLSFVISFSLVFIIAFAFFHFKLLLWNTKQYNLYKKTKAYEDLKNSNAQITLMTLPLTYTMTINVCFVLGAVFVPGLWSFVEYLFPFALLGFITTGYFALKIFFEYFSRLLTKGDFDFSKNNNLSQMISIFALAMVAVGFAAPGAMSHNIVINSIGLFFSIFFASLSILLILIKITLGFKNMFEKGLNLEAAPSIWIIIPILTLLGIAFIRISFGLEHHYSSPVEITSLFILTSVILSLQIIFGILGYMVMKQIGYFEKYIESGEKSAISFALICPGVAFFVFGMFFINFGLTYNEIISKYSMAYFILMIPFIYIQIKTIIYFFKLYKKFSF; translated from the coding sequence ATGACTTTAAGAGAAAAATTCTCTCCGACTTGTTTTTTATCTGCTTTAGGTGCAGGTGGATTAAGTGTATCATTTTTTATGTATCTAATGTTTTTAGTTCCACATCCAAACACACCAATGGCAACTTATGATTTTATAATGCCAGCTTTATTAAAAGGAGATTGGTTATCTTTTGTAATCTCATTTTCATTAGTATTTATTATTGCATTTGCTTTTTTTCATTTCAAATTATTGCTTTGGAATACAAAACAATATAATTTATATAAAAAAACAAAAGCTTATGAAGATTTAAAAAATTCAAATGCACAAATTACTCTTATGACTCTTCCTTTAACTTACACAATGACTATAAATGTTTGTTTTGTTTTAGGTGCAGTTTTTGTTCCTGGTCTTTGGAGTTTTGTTGAATATTTATTTCCTTTTGCACTACTTGGTTTTATAACAACTGGTTATTTTGCTTTAAAAATATTTTTTGAGTATTTTTCAAGACTTTTAACAAAAGGTGATTTTGATTTTTCAAAAAACAATAACCTATCTCAAATGATTTCAATATTTGCCCTTGCAATGGTTGCTGTTGGATTTGCAGCACCAGGAGCAATGAGCCATAATATAGTTATAAATTCTATTGGATTATTCTTTTCAATATTTTTTGCCTCTTTATCAATTTTATTAATATTAATAAAAATAACATTGGGTTTCAAAAATATGTTTGAAAAAGGGCTAAATCTTGAAGCAGCTCCTTCTATTTGGATAATTATTCCTATTTTAACACTTTTAGGTATTGCTTTTATAAGAATCTCATTTGGATTAGAGCATCACTATTCTTCACCCGTAGAAATAACTTCTTTATTTATTTTAACTTCTGTTATCTTATCTTTACAAATTATATTTGGTATTTTAGGATATATGGTTATGAAACAAATAGGATACTTTGAAAAATATATAGAATCAGGTGAAAAATCTGCAATTTCATTTGCTTTGATTTGTCCTGGAGTTGCTTTTTTTGTGTTTGGTATGTTTTTTATAAATTTTGGATTAACATATAATGAAATTATTTCAAAATATTCTATGGCTTATTTTATTTTAATGATTCCTTTTATTTACATTCAAATAAAAACTATTATCTATTTCTTTAAACTTTACAAAAAGTTTTCTTTTTAA